GCTTGAACAATATCCACAGGAACAGGATTAATCACGCCGCCGTCAACTAAATAACTATCGTCTTTTTGAAAGGGGGTAAATACGCCCGGAATGGAAATACTAGCGCGAATTGCTTCTACCATTGAGCCTGTTTTTAGGACTACTATTTTTTGCGTTAATAAATCTGTAGCGACACAATGAAAGGGAATCTTTGTTTCTTCAAGGTTACAGTCAAGAACATGACTATAAATTAAGTCATAAATTTTATCACCATCGAGTAAACCACGAGTCGGAAATTCCACATCTAAGAGAGAAACAATGGTTTTCCAATCAATTTCTTTAACAAAAGTCTCTAACTCTTTAAGTTGATTAACGGCATAAATCCCGCCGACAAATGCACCAATACTGGTTCCAGCAATGTAATCTACTTTTATTCCAGAGTCTTCTAAAGCTCGAATTGCCCCGATATGCGCCCAACCTCTTGCCCCTCCACTGCCGAGGGCTAAACCAATTTTCTGTGCCATTTTTAATTGTTTTGTCCTTCGTCCTTTTGTTACTTATAAACTAATGACCAATGACTAATAACTTCGTGTGTCCCTCAACAGACTAAGAAACGCTATAGGATAATTATTAAAGATTAATCGGCATCTGTCAATTCAAATTTGCTGGTGAGGTTTGGATATTTTAAGCCCATTTGCTTAAAGGCTTTTTTACTGCGACGGGTTAAGTCAGTTTGATAAATAAATTCATCCCTAGCATCCATGGGATAAGCTCTTAATTTGAAATGAGTTCCCCAAGACTTTTCGGAAACAATAACAACAATAGGTAATTTAAGTTGAGTGTATTTGCTACTGTAGGCGGCTTGGTAAAGAATCTCAATAATGGCTTCTGTATCTTCTTCATGGTGGAAATAAAAGTTGGTGACAACTTGTGCTTCTAATTTGCCACTGTTGCTGTTAGAAATGGCTTCACTAAAAATTTTACTATGAGGAATTGTAATTAAATCATCATCAGGGGTTTTAAGCCGAATTCCCCTTAGCCCAAAGTCCGTTACTTCTCCATAATGCTCGTCAATTTTAACGCGATCGCCCACATGATAGGGGGCTTCAAATAAGGCAACTACTCCAGCAATAATTGAGGTGGTGTAATCTTTGAAAGCAAACCCCAAAGTTAGCGCGATCGTTCCTGTTAACGCTAATAAATTTTGTCCTGATAAGTTAAGAAATAAATTAATTAAATAGCTGATAGTAATAATTAAAACTAAGCCTTTCCAAAAAGGAACAGACTGCTTAATTAACAACCGATAGCGACGGGGAACTTTTTCGGAACTCCAAGTTGTAAGAAATTGAATGGAGACGAGTAATAGATAACTGAGCGCGATCGCGCTAATAGCATATAATATTTTTTCGAGAGTAATTTCTGTAATTAACTCTTCTGATAACTCTTCTCCTTGTTCAGCAAAGAGATAAAAATAACCTGACAATTTAGTCATAAATTATCTCCAAATTATAATTAGTTAAGCAACTGTTTTATAAATATTAATTTCATCATGAGCTCTTTGAAAAGCAGGACGTTCTATTAATTGCATTAAATATTTTTTTATTGGCGTTTCTTCCTTAATCAAACCTAATTTATAAGCCCAATATAAAACACCGCCTGTTACGACATCAACTGTAGTTAATCGATTATCAACTAAATAATCATTATTTTTTAAAGCCCTTTGTAAAGGTTCACAGACTTTCGTGAACCATTGAAAAATTTCCTCTTTAGAAAATTTGGTATGTTCACTATTGGGTAAAACTTGCTCTGGTAAATCAGGGGCTACCTGAAAAATATATCGCTCTACAGGTGGCTCTAAACTGGTTTGAGCATAAAATAACCACTGATAATAATATCCTCGGGAGGGGCTGTTTAAGGAAGGAGCTAATTCTTTTTCAGGATATTGATCTGCTAAGTAACTACAGATAGCCGCCGATTCAAAAATAGTTACATTATCATCAACCAAAACAGGGACTTTATTATGAGGATGGAGGTTTTGATATTCAAATTTATTCGCCATTTCTCCTGAACCCACTCTCACTAATTCGTAAGAAAGTCCCATTTCTTCTAATAGCCAACGTGGGCGAGTGGCTCGTGTTAAAGGAATATAAAATAATTTCATAATCAATCCTTTTTATATTGTAATTACTTCTTCTTTTCTATGATAACTCATATCCAATTAAAAAATTATTCTGCTTTAATTCTTGCTTAATTTTAGGATAATGAATAGGATTAATCATTAACTGCTCTGCTTTTTGTTGAATTAAGTCTTCTTTTAATAAAATTTGTATTTCTGCTTGTATATTATCTTCCTTTTCCCCTAAACTAAGAGCCAGAGAGTAGCGAGTAATTGCCCCATGTAACAAAATTGCTTGTAAAATATACCGATTGGATGCCGATAAAGCAGGTAATTTTGGTAAACTTGGGGTCATTAATTTTAACTGTGCGCTTTCTTGTTCTTCTGAGATGACGAGCTTAATAGAGTTTAACCATATTTGAGTAGCAATTTCACTTTTTCCTTCGGATGAAGAGGCTAATGTTTGCCAAAATAAAGGTAGTTTTTCTTGAATCTCTTTAGTGATGCTTTCATGAACTGGATTTAGCCATGTTTCTAATTCACTTTCTTCTAAGAGAGGAAGTTTCACTATTGTTTCTAAATAAGCGTTAATTTGACAAGCATAATCTAAAAAATGCCATGACCAATCATTACAACCCAGTAACCAGAAATGCTCAGGAGTATTTACAATGTATTCCCGTAACCAAATAATCCCATCCCAACCCCCAATACAACGCAAGAAAAATTGTTCTAAGTTGGGAATTACAATGATTATCTTTTGCTGATGACTGGATGAGACAGCCTTGTCTATAGCGAGTTTTAATTTTTGAGTAATTTGTAATGGCTTATTTCGTAGATCGAGATCAGAAAAAGGATAAACAACAGCTACATTCTTTAATTGATTATCAGGAACACAGCGAGGAATTAAAGTAGAAAGCTCACTAATTGGAGAAGCTAAAATAACTAAGCGATTGGCAAATTTATCTGCTTCCCAATTTTTTAAGCTAGAAAGGATTGCTTCTTGGATAGTTGCTGAATAAGTGGGTGGAGCAGGTAATTTTCTAATAATTTTTTCTAATTTGATCAGAATTTCGGGAGGAAGATCTTCTAAAGTTTCTTCGGTTGCGGTGGCTTCTGCATGGGAAAACCAAGATTGAATGCGATGAAAAAAGGAAATCAGTGATAACATTTTAAATATCATGAGGCTTTTGTTATTAGTCCTTTGTCCTTCGTCGTTTGTAAACCAATAACTAATGACTAATGACCAAGTTTATATCTCAATAGACTAAGAAAAGCTATACAACAAGATTTTCTCAAAATGAGATTAACTCATGGGCAAACCAAGCAAAATCGAGTTCAAAACAGGATTTGTTACAATCACAACCAGAGACTTGGTAAATCGAATAGCCAGAGTTATGGAAAGGAGTTAGAGGTGTGGCAAAGTCTGCCAAATCATTAATTATTGCTTCTCTAGAAGCCTATAGTGGAAAGTCAGCTATGATTATTGGGGTTGCTCACCAACTCCAACAAAAAGGAGTTAACCTCAGTTATAGTAAGCCAGTAGGAAATTATTTTGATCAAGAAAACAATAACCTTGTAGAAAATGATGTGCAGTTTATTGCACAGGCTCTAAACTTATCACCCCAGCAAGTGGGAACCCCCCTAGTTGGTTTATCTTCCCAAAGTATTCAAGCCCTTCTCAAAACGAAACAGGAGCAGAATTATGCACAGGCTCTAAAAGAGTCTGTCGCGCAATTTGATCAAAGTGACTTGCTTTTGGTAGAAGCTCCTCCTACCTATGAAGAAGGAAGTTTATTTCATCTTTCTACTGAGCAAATGGCAACCACCCTTGATGCTCCTATTTTAATGGTAGTCCGCTATCATTCTTTATTAGTGGTGGATCAGATTATTGGCGCTAAGAGAAAACTGGGAAATCAGTTATTGGGCATTGCCATTAATGACGTTCCCCCAGAAATGGAAACTGAGGTCAATGATGAAGTAAAACCATTTCTAGAAGCGCAAGGAATCCCCGTCTTGGGCATTTTACCGCAAAGTTCCTTATTACATAGTGTCAGTGTTCGAGAATTAGCAAAAGAATTAGAAGCAAAAGTTCTTTGTCGGCGCGATCGACTAGACTTGATGGTAGAGAAGCTAACCATCGGTGCAATGAATGTTAACTCCGCCCTGAAATATTTTCGGAAGGGAAAAAATTTAGCAGTAGTTACAGGCGGCGATCGCAGCGATTTACAGTTAGCCGCTCTTGAAACCTCTGCTCACTGTTTAATTTTAACTGGTCATGTTCCCCCGCAAGACTTTGTTTTATCTCGTGCTGAAACTTTAGAGATTCCCATTCTTGCTGTTGAATTTGATACCCTAACCACAGTAGAGATTGTTGAACGCACATTTAAACAGGTTCGGATCCAAGAGCCGATTAAAGTTCAATTCATTCGTGAGTTAATGACGCAACACTTTGATATTGAACGTCTGATTAATAAACTTGAGTTAAACCCTGCCTTAACTAACTAATTGCTATGCAAACCTTATCAAATCCACAACTAACTAGCCCTGAGTCAAATTCTGAGTTAGATACTACCATTCACCGCCGTAAAACTCGCCCTGTGCCTGTCGGTAACGTGACCATTGGCGGTGGGCATCCTGTAGTGGTTCAATCCATGATTAATGAAGATACCCTTGACATTGAAGGCTCTGTTAATGGCATTCGTCGGCTTCATGAAGAGGGGTCGGAAATTGTGCGCGTTACAGTGCCTAGTATGGCTCATGCCAAAGCTCTGGCGCAAATCAAAACCCGTTTGCAAGAAACTTATCAGGATGTCCCCTTAGTAGCTGATGTTCACCACAATGGCATGAAAATTGCCCTGGAAGTTGCCAAGCACGTTGATAAAGTGCGGGTTAACCCAGGGCTTTATGTGTTTGAAAAGCCAAAATCTGA
This window of the Euhalothece natronophila Z-M001 genome carries:
- a CDS encoding patatin-like phospholipase family protein: MAQKIGLALGSGGARGWAHIGAIRALEDSGIKVDYIAGTSIGAFVGGIYAVNQLKELETFVKEIDWKTIVSLLDVEFPTRGLLDGDKIYDLIYSHVLDCNLEETKIPFHCVATDLLTQKIVVLKTGSMVEAIRASISIPGVFTPFQKDDSYLVDGGVINPVPVDIVQAMGSDLVIAINLNSPYSPPPQPSENQEEEKVKAQNKEILSAIKASEESEVSTDEDTQATRLEFLHNLKSRYNDMQETLAEKVNNWLPEEEDQPKTPNIFDVIGSAINIMEQQVTQINLQVHEPDILLQPRLSQYGIFDFHKAEALIQEGYRCTEQALPEIKEKLS
- a CDS encoding phosphotransacetylase family protein — encoded protein: MAKSAKSLIIASLEAYSGKSAMIIGVAHQLQQKGVNLSYSKPVGNYFDQENNNLVENDVQFIAQALNLSPQQVGTPLVGLSSQSIQALLKTKQEQNYAQALKESVAQFDQSDLLLVEAPPTYEEGSLFHLSTEQMATTLDAPILMVVRYHSLLVVDQIIGAKRKLGNQLLGIAINDVPPEMETEVNDEVKPFLEAQGIPVLGILPQSSLLHSVSVRELAKELEAKVLCRRDRLDLMVEKLTIGAMNVNSALKYFRKGKNLAVVTGGDRSDLQLAALETSAHCLILTGHVPPQDFVLSRAETLEIPILAVEFDTLTTVEIVERTFKQVRIQEPIKVQFIRELMTQHFDIERLINKLELNPALTN
- a CDS encoding glutathione S-transferase family protein; the encoded protein is MKLFYIPLTRATRPRWLLEEMGLSYELVRVGSGEMANKFEYQNLHPHNKVPVLVDDNVTIFESAAICSYLADQYPEKELAPSLNSPSRGYYYQWLFYAQTSLEPPVERYIFQVAPDLPEQVLPNSEHTKFSKEEIFQWFTKVCEPLQRALKNNDYLVDNRLTTVDVVTGGVLYWAYKLGLIKEETPIKKYLMQLIERPAFQRAHDEINIYKTVA
- a CDS encoding mechanosensitive ion channel family protein: MTKLSGYFYLFAEQGEELSEELITEITLEKILYAISAIALSYLLLVSIQFLTTWSSEKVPRRYRLLIKQSVPFWKGLVLIITISYLINLFLNLSGQNLLALTGTIALTLGFAFKDYTTSIIAGVVALFEAPYHVGDRVKIDEHYGEVTDFGLRGIRLKTPDDDLITIPHSKIFSEAISNSNSGKLEAQVVTNFYFHHEEDTEAIIEILYQAAYSSKYTQLKLPIVVIVSEKSWGTHFKLRAYPMDARDEFIYQTDLTRRSKKAFKQMGLKYPNLTSKFELTDAD